Proteins from a genomic interval of Cucumis melo cultivar AY chromosome 7, USDA_Cmelo_AY_1.0, whole genome shotgun sequence:
- the LOC103493627 gene encoding probable xyloglucan glycosyltransferase 12: MAPSFDWWGKDTHRGTPVVVKMENPNWSMVELEGPSEDDFLIAGESPTSRVREKGRGKNAKQLTWVLLLKAHRAAGCLTSIGSAMVDLAAAVRRRVASGRTDEEDADNDVTVGGREKENPTVKTRFYSCIKVFLWLSVLMLCFEIAAFFKGWHFGSPKLQLDYLWASPWGFKGVFGWIYAQWVLIRVEYLAPPLQFLANACIILFIIQSLDRLVLCLGCFWIRFKKIQPVLKPEDEDLESGEKGYFPMVLVQIPMCNEKEVYQQSIAAICNLDWPKTKLLIQVLDDSDDPTTQLLIKEEVHKWQQEGANIIYRHRVIRDGYKAGNLKSAMNCSYVKDYEFVAIFDADFQPTPDFLKRTVPHFKDNEELGLVQARWSFVNRDENLLTRLQNINLAFHFEVEQQVNGVFLNFFGFNGTAGVWRIKALEDAGGWLERTTVEDMDIAVRAHLHGWKFIFLNDVECQCELPESYEAYRKQQHRWHSGPMQLFRLCLPAVIRSKISIWKKFNLIFLFFLLRKLILPFYSFTLFCIILPMTMFVPEAELPAWVVCYIPATMSFLNILPAPKSFPFIVPYLLFENTMSVTKFNAMISGLFQLGSAYEWVVTKKSGRSSEGDLVSLVEREKKHQRGASAPDLEELKEEIQKQEKKAALRKKHNRIYTKELALAFLLLTASARSLLSAQGIHFYFLLFQGISFLLVGLDLIGEQIG; this comes from the exons ATGGCGCCCTCGTTTGATTGGTGGGGAAAAGACACTCACAGAGGAACCCCTGTTGTTGTCAAGATGGAGAATCCAAATTGGTCGATGGTTGAACTGGAAGGTCCGTCGGAGGATGATTTTCTCATCGCTGGTGAGTCACCCACGAGTCGGGTCAGAGAGAAAGGGAGGGGGAAAAACGCTAAGCAACTCACGTGGGTTCTTCTCCTCAAGGCACATAGAGCCGCCGGTTGTTTAACTTCCATTGGCTCTGCAATGGTGGACCTTGCCGCCGCCGTTAGACGCCGTGTTGCTTCTGGACGGACTGATGAGGAGGACGCCGACAATGACGTCACTGTCGGAGGTAGAGAGAAAGAGAACCCGACTGTTAAAACGAGATTCTATTCTTGTATTAAGGTGTTTCTATGGCTGTCGGTGCTTATGTTGTGTTTTGAGATTGCGGCTTTCTTTAAGGGCTGGCATTTTGGTAGTCCAAAGCTTCAATTGGATTATCTCTGGGCATCGCCTTGGGGTTTTAAAGGAGTTTTTGGTTGGATTTACGCTCAGTGGGTATTGATTCGAGTAGAATATTTAGCTCCTCCCCTACAGTTCTTAGCCAATGCTTGTATCAtattgttcatcattcaaagcTTGGATCGTTTAGTCTTGTGTTTGGGTTGTTTCTGGATCCGTTTCAAGAAAATCCAACCAGTTCTTAAACCTGAAGATGAAGATCTTGAATCCGGAGAGAAGGGATATTTCCCTATGGTTCTTGTTCAGATCCCTATGTGCAATGAAAAAGAG GTTTATCAGCAATCAATTGCTGCTATTTGCAACTTGGACTGGCCAAAAACCAAGCTACTGATACAAGTTCTTGATGATTCCGATGACCCAACTACCCAGTTGTTGATTAAAGAGGAGGTTCATAAATGGCAGCAAGAGGGTGCCAACATTATTTATCGGCACCGAGTCATTAGAGATGGTTATAAGGCTGGCAATCTCAAATCCGCCATGAATTGTAGCTATGTAAAAGACTACGAATTTGTTGCCATTTTCGATGCCGATTTTCAACCCACACCTGATTTCCTTAAAAGAACTGTTCCTCATTTCAAG GACAACGAAGAGTTGGGACTGGTTCAAGCAAGGTGGTCTTTTGTGAACAGGGATGAGAACTTGCTAACCAGGCTGCAGAACATCAATTTAGCTTTCCATTTTGAAGTAGAGCAGCAAGTGAACGGTGTCTTCCTCAACTTCTTTGGATTCAATGGCACTGCTGGTGTGTGGAGGATTAAAGCTCTCGAGGACGCTGGTGGGTGGTTGGAAAGGACCACCGTTGAGGACATGGATATCGCCGTTCGTGCTCATCTTCATGGATGGAAATTCATATTCCTAAACGATGTCGAG TGCCAGTGTGAGCTACCAGAATCTTATGAAGCTTATAGAAAACAACAACATAGATGGCATTCTGGTCCAATGCAATTGTTTCGCCTTTGTTTGCCTGCTGTTATTCGATCAAAG ATTAGTATATGGAAGAAGTTCAACTTgatcttcctcttctttttgcTCAGAAAGTTGATTTTGCCCTTCTATTCTTTCACACTTTTCTGCATAATTCTCCCAATGACAATGTTTGTTCCTGAGGCCGAGCTACCCGCTTGGGTCGTTTGCTATATCCCTGCCACCATGTCATTTCTAAACATTCTGCCTGCCCCAAAATCCTTTCCTTTCATTGTCCCTTACCTCCTTTTTGAGAACACCATGTCAGTCACCAAGTTCAATGCCATGATCTCGGGCTTGTTCCAGCTCGGTAGTGCCTATGAATGGGTTGTTACAAAGAAATCTGGCCGTTCCTCAGAGGGCGATCTTGTCTCCttggtagagagagagaaaaagcaTCAGAGAGGGGCTTCAGCACCCGACCTAGAAGAGCTGAAAGAAGAAATTCAGAAGCAAGAGAAGAAAGCTGCTTTACGAAAGAAGCACAACAGAATATACACAAAAGAGCTCGCATTAGCTTTCCTCCTCCTAACCGCATCGGCACGGAGCCTTCTGTCTGCACAAGGTATCCATTTCTACTTCTTGCTGTTCCAGGGGATCTCGTTCCTGCTGGTCGGTTTGGACTTGATCGGCGAACAGATAGGTTGA
- the LOC103493626 gene encoding transcription factor bHLH74-like: MGDLENDEMGFRNSNDGLMNCPSTMAMGSFFGSGWDPLVSLGQSENYGAASSMVSSHGEFSNSFPVVLENHGGSGTTQQGVQYPTDLEMGSKLPCFGSGNFSEMFGSFGVAGQILGGCSSNYRNGGTTNTTQTSQENLPLTGEENLPLSVGSPNGKIRKRGLDSTFPFNSNKKSDMKLKKDVSGDSSSTQEEKNAEMEQNLGGNSRGKSTGKQTKEKSNNSAEAPKENYIHVRARRGQATNSHSLAERVRREKISERMRLLQELVPGCNKITGKAVMLDEIINYVQSLQQQVEFLSMKLATVNPDVNVDIERILSKDIFNVRGSNGNVLGFDPGLSAVSPVPPHRMFQFQGTMSNMPTTSTQFPPLPQTMLESDLQSLLQMGFDSGSTIDNLGPNGRLKPER, from the exons ATGGGTGATCTCGAAAATGATGAAATGGGTTTTAGGAATTCGAATGATGGGTTAATGAATTGTCCATCTACAATGGCGATGGGTTCTTTTTTTGGGTCTGGTTGGGATCCACTGGTTTCATTAGGTCAAAGTGAGAATTATGGAGCAGCTTCTTCAATGGTGTCCTCTCATGGCGAATTTTCTAATTCATTTCCTGTTGTTTTGGAGAATCATGGAGGGAGTGGGACAACACAACAAGGTGTTCAATATCCGACAGATTTGGAGATGGGTTCGAAGTTGCCATGTTTTGGGAGTGGGAATTTTTCAGAAATGTTTGGTTCTTTTGGTGTTGCTGGGCAGATTCTTGGTGGGTGTTCTTCAAATTACAGAAATGGAGGAACTACAAACACTACACAAACATCACAAGAAAATTTACCTTTAACTGGTGAAGAAAATTTACCATTATCTGTAGGATCACCAAATGGTAAAATCAGAAAACGAGGCCTTGATTCAACTTTCCCGTTTAACTCAAATAAG AAATCTGATATGAAATTGAAGAAGGATGTTTCTGGGGATAGTTCCAGTACACAAGAAGAGAAAAATGCAGAAATGGAGCAAAATTTAGGTGGGAATTCACGTGGAAAATCAACTGGAAAACAAACTAAAGAGAAATCTAATAATAGTGCTGAAGCTCCCAAGGAAAATTATATTCATGTGAGAGCTAGAAGAGGGCAAGCCACAAATAGCCACAGCCTTGCTGAGAGG GTGAGAAGGGAGAAGATAAGTGAAAGGATGAGATTGCTTCAAGAACTTGTTCCTGGATGTAATAAG ATTACTGGAAAGGCTGTAATGCTTGATGAGATTATCAACTATGTTCAATCACTGCAGCAACAGGTTGAG TTTTTGTCAATGAAACTAGCTACTGTCAACCCGGATGTGAACGTCGATATCGAAAGGATTTTATCCAAAGAT ATTTTCAACGTACGAGGCAGCAATGGAAATGTTCTTGGATTTGATCCCGGGTTGAGCGCCGTTTCCCCCGTCCCTCCTCACCGGATGTTTCAGTTTCAAGGGACGATGTCGAATATGCCAACCACATCCACACAGTTTCCTCCTTTGCCTCAG ACCATGTTAGAAAGCGATCTTCAAAGTCTTCTTCAAATGGGATTCGACTCAGGTTCAACCATTGACAATTTGGGACCAAATG GGCGGTTGAAACCAGAGCGTTAA
- the LOC103493625 gene encoding AP2-like ethylene-responsive transcription factor AIL1 translates to MAMEASSEPQQHSHYHHRSQVTSAVAISNTMSNSFLASHHYNGDFLSVMPLKSDGSLCIMDSINTSQPQEILPNISPKLEDFLGGATHGKETTALSLDSIYYNQNAEVGSERQHSLNLFKQQEQQQHILFHSERYYSGMFQYPAEDPNKESHIASYCSEIRQDMEQRINGCCFGGMNCQDLKPLSLSMSPGSQSSCVTTPSQISQPGPSTMEIKKRALASQKQPVHRKSIDTFGQRTSQYRGVTRHRWTGRYEAHLWDNSCKKEGQTRKGRQVYLGGYDMEEKAARAYDLAALKYWGSSTHLNFPLKNYELEIEEMKNMNRQEYVAHLRRKSSGFSRGASIYRGVTRHHQHGRWQARIGRVAGNKDLYLGTFGTQEEAAEAYDIAAIKFRGANAVTNFDTSRYDVERIIASSSLLSGDFARRKKEHKPTNSIEHKEPKQNVTQTDEGSEISNNLDWRAVFHDNLLLDPSASVESIDQKSMNSSGYMNHVIGVVETESCNQEIVNDSKKYKARFSNASSVVSSLSSSRETSPDKSNGSSSVLFAKSPFGNNGSNWLPSPQMRLAPISLPVWNDA, encoded by the exons ATGGCCATGGAAGCTAGTTCTGAGCCTCAGCAACATTCTCACTACCATCACCGAAGCCAGGTAACTTCAGCAGTAGCTATCTCTAACACCATGTCAAATAGCTTCCTAGCTTCTCACCACTACAATGGAGATTTTCTTTCTGTAATGCCACTCAAGTCTGATGGGTCTCTTTGTATCATGGATTCAATCAACACATCACAACCTCAag AAATATTGCCAAATATCTCACCAAAACTAGAGGATTTTCTTGGTGGTGCAACTCATGGAAAAGAAACCACAGCGCTAAGCTTAGACAGCATATATTACAATCAAAATGCTGAGGTTGGTTCAGAGAGACAACATTCTTTGAATCTTTTTAAGCAACAAGAGCAACAACAACATATTCTTTTTCATTCTGAGCGATATTATTCTGGAATGTTTCAATATCCTGCTGAGGATCCCAACAAGGAGTCTCATATTGCAAGCTATTGTTCTGAAATAAGACAAGATATGGAGCAGCGGATCAATGGGTGTTGCTTTGGGGGGATGAATTGCCAAGACTTGAAGCCACTTAGCTTGTCCATGAGTCCTGGTTCTCAGTCTAGTTGTGTTACTACTCCAAGTCAAATTTCTCAACCTGGACCATCTAccatggaaataaagaaaagggCTCTGGCCAGTCAGAAGCAGCCGGTCCATCGGAAGTCGATAGACACATTCGGACAAAGAACTTCACAGTACAGAGGTGTTACTAG GCATAGATGGACTGGTAGATACGAGGCTCATTTGTGGGATAATAGTTGTAAGAAGGAAGGTCAAACCAGGAAAGGAAGACAAG TTTATCTCG GTGGCTATGATATGGAGGAGAAAGCAGCAAGAGCTTATGATCTTGCAGCTCTCAAGTACTGGGGATCCTCTACACATTTAAACTTCCCG TTAAAGAACTATGAACttgaaattgaagaaatgaagaaCATGAACCGCCAAGAATATGTGGCACACCTGAGAAG GAAAAGCAGTGGATTCTCCAGGGGAGCTTCTATATACAGAGGTGTAACTAG ACATCATCAGCATGGGAGATGGCAAGCTCGGATCGGGAGAGTCGCTGGAAATAAAGACCTGTATCTTGGCACATTTG GCACACAAGAGGAAGCTGCAGAAGCCTATGATATAGCAGCTATCAAGTTTCGTGGTGCAAATGCTGTTACAAACTTCGACACGTCAAGGTACGATGTAGAAAGGATCATAGCAAGCAGTAGCCTCCTTTCGGGAGATTTTGCGAGGCGAAAAAAAGAACACAAACCAACCAACTCCATCGAACATAAAGAACCAAAACAGAACGTGACACAAACTGACGAGGGGTCGGAGATATCCAACAACTTAGATTGGAGGGCGGTATTCCACGACAACCTGCTACTGGATCCAAGCGCAAGTGTCGAATCCATAGACCAAAAGTCCATGAACTCAAGTGGATACATGAATCATGTAATAGGAGTGGTCGAAACCGAAAGCTGTAATCAAGAAATTGTGAATGATTCAAAAAAGTACAAAGCTCGCTTCTCCAATGCTTCCTCTGTGGTGAGCAGCCTGAGCAGCTCAAGGGAAACAAGTCCTGATAAGTCAAATGGCTCATCCTCAGTATTATTTGCAAAATCCCCATTTGGAAACAATGGAAGTAATTGGCTTCCATCACCCCAAATGAGGCTTGCTCCTATTTCTTTGCCTGTTTGGAATGATGCATGA